A segment of the Maylandia zebra isolate NMK-2024a linkage group LG2, Mzebra_GT3a, whole genome shotgun sequence genome:
GCTCCTCCAGCTCACGCAGCTCCGCCTGCAGGCGCTCCAGGTGGAGCACTCGCCGGTTCCTCAGCAGCCGGCTGGGGAATGGGTTCATGTCGTTGAAGGCGATGCTGGTCAGCTTCCTGCATGGACACACGCAGGTGGAAAGGACTCGATCACCAACACAGAGGAACTGGAAACTGATCAGCTtgagtgtttctgttttatgcTGCTTGATACTTCAGGtactgcagtttgagcaggaaatACTGGACTGACTGGACCACATGTATCCGAGAGCTGCAGATACTTAAAAATCTTTAAATCGTTGTTACTGTGATCAGGGAAATTTAAActtctcacaaaatttcagtaAAAAGGGTTTGAAGCTCAAAGATTCAACAGCTACATCCGCTACACTTCTGAGAGTGTAACAGCTCGTAGATTAAGGCGGGTGGAGGCGAGTGCGTACCTGGCATTGGAGACGGTCTTTGTGAAGAAGCGTAGGTAATGGTAGATCTCCACGCTGTCGTGAATCTTCAGGATGTCGTCCTCTTTGTATTTGAACAGAGCCAGAGTGTATCTGAAGATcacctgcagcacagacacGCATTTCATAACAGGACACTCACGCCACACAATTAATTGGAAACTTTGAGGAGGTGAGTCATAAAATTACTCTTTCAGTTGTGGTGCAGTTGGGCCCTTTACTCATTACAGCTCTGATCGATTTCCAATAAGCCACTTGGTTCCTCAGTTGCCAGATAATATTAACTTACTTGGTAGTTGAGCTTTaagtttaaattaaacttttggGTTGGATCTACGTGGCTGAAGCTGTTGTCAGCATTTATCCCTGTGTGGTATATATTTCTGTGTCTgaactgtgattttatttcctGAGACAAACGATGTAAAAGCTGTGCTGCATTTGTCACATTGCAGAAACAAGCCCAAAGCCATTGTCCCGCTCATCGTCTGGATTTACGCTGCTTGTGGTAGACTGTGAGGTCGTTACTAGAATGATCTGCTTTCCCACTCCTATTTCATGTCACATGACAGTTCCCCATGCTTAGTAAACAATGTCTTATTACtcctaaaatgtaaataaagacatctaaaggtgaaaacaaaatcatttttgtttccaTGGACACTACTGTGGTGCATTCAAGTGTTGTCTGCATTTCTGTCATGGTGTGTTCGGGTGTATGGTACCTTGGTACCCTCATACAGGAAGGCGTCCCACAGAGGCATCAGGATGTCGCTGGGCAGACTCTCCACAAAAACCACCAGGAACCAGTTGAAGGTGACCAGAGAGACGTCAATGTTGTGATCCTCAAAGTGAGATGCCAGGCGAGGAAGCTTCTCCGCCATGAAGTCCTTCAGCACGCGCTGGTCCGCCTGAGCACAAAGACTCACAGAGATCAGCCTCACTGATCACTAAAACAGATCACAGCAGGCAAGCAGGTGAGTGTGTCTGCTGACCTGAGAGGCCAACCAGATTCTTGGTGTAGTAGTCCTGAGGCATGATGGCTTCCACCACTGCCACCAGACACCAGAAGGCGTCTTCGTCACTTTGGAGGACCAGCAGAGCGAGGGCCACTAACCTGTGGACATTGATGGAAGGTGACGTTGTGTCTGGAAGGCGGGTCCACATAAGAACTcagatataatatttatatttttgttctaaCCTGTTGAGTCCCTGGCAGCAGCCAATGGCAAGGTTGTGCCAGCCAGCAGGATGCTGCGGAGCTGCTGAAGGGCGGGGCTGGAGTCTGAAAGTAAGAGCTCGTTTAGACTCTATTCTGTGAACAGGCTTGCTCCCACGAATATGTGAATTCATCTGTAAAAGAGTTTAACTCTAATGCACCTGTTCCTCCTGCTCCCTGCTGCAGGGCGGCCTGTTGGACTACGAATGCCAGTGCGGAGCTAAGAAGATCAAAGAGGAGCTGTTGTTCTTGAACCTGCCAAAGTGAGTAACCTCAAATCGGTCCCCAAAGGCCTCAAACCACCACAGTTCAGTCGGTGTCAGTTTTGTTCATGTCATGTCCTCCTTGCGTCTTCCTTTGAGCCTCTCCTCTTTGTCTCATCTCTTTCAGTGTGCTGATCCTCCAGCTGAAGTGGTTTACGTTCACTCCATCGTTCACCGTGGAGAAGAAGAACAGCCccattgttctgacacagcaGCTGGTGATCAGCCAGGACACAGCCTTTACTGAAGAGGTAAGGGAAAAGGCACACCGTTCATTTCAAGTATGGATGGAGCCCATTTCTAAGCTAACGGGTGGTGCCGCTGCCCTCTCCCAGTAAACTGCTCGCTATTTGTTGGTCAGCGTGATCAGTCGTTTGGGCTCCTCAGCTTACAGCGGTGAGTGGGTGCTTTCAGACACATGTGCTGAATGCAGGTCAGCTTTGAAAGTTTATGAGACGTTAATAAGTGCGCCTTCTCCTCTCAGGACATTACGTCTGTGACGGCGTTCACCAGATGAGCGGAAGAGACGACGTCACAGACAGCCGGCTTACGTACGATGACGAGTTGGTCTGCCAGACcacgtgtgagtctgtgtgtgagcagcGGCAGAGAACAGCTTACCTGCTATTCTATAAAAGACAGGTGACGTCTCCCAGCAAACAGTCAGCATGTCTGTGCAAATATTCAGTGTAACTTGTAGAAAAACCctcacactcagtttatttgtgtttttctttttctatttcttacttTCTTTGCCGCACTAGAAAGGCAGCAGAGTCGGGACTCAGATCTGCAGCAACACcttcattgttattgttattattgttgttagtaCTGTTGTTGTTATGATTGATATTGTTACTGTTATgatcagttttattattattattatcattattaattttttaatacatttgtttatctttattattattagtagtaatgttgttgtttatgttgttattgttattattattactggtatttttgacattattattattattttgttgttattgtcattattagtAGAAGTAGTATTAGTTATATCATTTTTATATCAGCCTGGAgtgaacaacatgaaagcatggatccatcctcccTCACATTCAcaattcaggctgctggtgtaaTCGTGCGGGGGATATTTTCCTGGTACACTTTGGGACCTTTAAATGCTACAGTCTGAGTATtgttatgaccacagtgtaccctcTTCTGATGGCTGAAAGTAAAAGGGGGTCCAGTACCGGTTCCGGTACCAGGCCTACTGacaatttaacataatgtaaaatggtaacatcgtaaacataatgttacaatttaacataatgtaaatggtaacattgtaaacataatgttacaatttaacataatgtaaaatggtaacatcgtaaacataatgttacaatttaacataatgtaaaatggtaacatcgtaaacataatgttacaatttaacataatgtaaaatggtaacatcgtaaacataatgttaccatttaacacaatgtaaaatggtaacattgtaaacagaatgttaccatttaacacaatgtgaaatggtaacattgtaaacagaatgttaccatttaacacaatgtgaaatggtaacattgtaaacagaatgttaccatttaacataatgtaaatggtaacattgtaaacagaatgttaccatttaacataatgtaaaatggtaacattgtaaacagaatgttaccatttaacacaatgtaaaatggtaacattgtaaacagaatgttaccatttaacacaatgtgaaatggtaacattgtaaacagaatgttaccatttaacataatgtaaatggtaacattgtaaacagaatgttaccatttaacataatgtaaaatggtaacattgtaaacagaatgttaccatttaacacaatgtaaaatggtaacattgtaaacagaatgttaccatttaacacaatgtaaaatggtaacattgtaaacagaatgttaccatttaacacaatgtaaaatggtaacattgtaaacagaatgttaccatttaacataatgtgaaatggtaacattgtaaacagaatgttaccatttaacataatgtgaaatggtaacattgtaaacagaatgttaccatttaacataatgtgaaatggtaacattgtaaacagaatgttaccatttaacataatgtaaatggtaacattgtaaacagaatgttaccatttaacacaatgtgaaatggtaacattgtaaacagaatattaccatttaacacaatgtaaaatggtaacattgtaaacagaatgttaccatttaacacaatgtgaagtggtaacattgtaaacagaatgttaccatttaacataatgtaaatggtaacattgtaaacagaatgttaccatttaacataatgtaaaatggtaacattgtaaacagaatgttaccatttaacacaatgtaaaatggtaacattgtaaacagaatgttaccatttaacacaatgtaaaatggtaacattgtaaacagaatgttaccatttaacataatgtgaaatggtaacattgtaaacagaatgttgcCATTTAACATTATGTTAAATATAActaacggatttactttaccaaatggaccatcccggccttgccgtattggtctatttgattcacctttgtttttcttgtttattttattttcacttgctacacataggacagacatgactgggggaaagaaaggggagaaagaaagagggaaagaaaaacagcagggaagaggaatggtgataaagggcaaaaaacaaaaaccaacaaaacaaacagacaaaaaatatatatatcagtcacttcaactcaaagaagtccagacgcttttctttccaagctcctttgactgacTGTTAGGACAACTTATTTATTGCAAGCATGCAGTACAAGAATAACTCGATGTTTCTGACTTTGCATTACGAATTGTTTACCcactgacaaacatttcaaatgaaattaaattaaaaaacaatttgtggTAACCTGATTTTAATTCAAAAAGAATCATTAacaacacttcttgtaatggtgtcaaaatcagcccaacttttattttcaaatgcaaaaagtaaaagaaaatgagccaacatactggacacATATAATTGTCAATATAATTGTTTATAAACAATTATACTGTCATCATTGTTACAGAtatggaaactttattaacaatTTGTCCAAGTAAAAAAATGCCCTgctaattgttggggttttctctcctctagcCCTTTCCTTTAAGCTCTTCTTTacatccccccacccccaccttttcttttttcttaataatataacaataaaaacaattggctgcattttaaatgtgtcagatcaatgtctttattcaagaatacaagaaatggtaatagctgcatgtgtgtttgtgtgtgtgcataatatgCATACTTTACTTGTTGGATCCAAATCCCACAAGGaatcaaataaaacaagaagacaaacaaaaacaaaacaaaaatatatttctctCCCTTCCCAGGTCAGGTTCACAAAAGCATTGCAGCTCTTTATTTCTCTGGTACAGCTCCAGAGTCTGTCAGCCAAAAAGAAACTACTGAGGTTCCAACACCCAGTGTTTCTGTAAACAcagatgaaaatgaacagtCATCCACATCTAAAAGATTTGTAGATTCGAGGGACCGGTATAATACATCTAGTACATCTTTGTTTAAACCTCAGAACACAAAAAGGGAACAAACCATTGTATACAGATTTAAAAGTGCGCAAAGCAACGAACAGTCACCCTCTGAAACAGCTGAGGTTATCACAACCATTGTTTCTGTAAATACACAGGAACAGTCACCCACCTCAAAAAGATTAGTATATTCAAGGGACCAGTGTATCTACTCTGGTCAAAAGAATCCATGCTTCGTACTGATGTCCACAATTCTTTTTTATTCCTCTCACAATCATGGAGCACCGTGAAAACTAGAAACGAGTAAAATAATATCAATAGCACATATGACATCCATCTCAGCCACTTATTTCTTTTCACAAGGTGTACAAGTGCTTAACAAATAACAGCATAATGTTTTTACCGTGTACGCCTTGTAAAACCAGTAGTAGAAAAGTTGTAGGTTCGTGCTCTTGTGGGGGAGACGTATGTTATCCACCAcctcgatagctagccgagaGTTCGAGGGTCACTAGAGCCGCCGAGAACGCATGAACTACTTACGGTAGGACGTTTTGCCAAAGTAAGACGTTTTGTCAGAACACCgagtcctcaggaggatgcagcccatgaatttggacacgatcTCAGATGCACTTCTGGTGTTGTCATggcaacccacacaaacatttcaGCGTCAGCTACAATGAGGCGGAGCCCTTACTGAAACACTGAGCTCAGGTAGAGTGAAAGACAACATTTTTCCGCATCCAAAACAGCAGCGCTGTTCCTGTGACCTCTAGTAAAGCCTCTACTTGGGAAAAGGGAGTCTTTCATCAAAGCATCCTGCAGAAGTTgaataaaaatatgcaaatgtttaaatgatgcaACTTAATGAAGGCTGACAGCAGTTGTACTATTTTACATTGCAGCGAACAGGGGTGACCATTATTTTCAACGTTTTTACAGAATTTTTCACATTGAAagtgaaataatataaataatgtcTCGAttaggaggtggtcaacaagtacaagtacctcgggctgtgggtggacaataaactggactggtcatgcaacacagagcacctgtataaaaaagcccaaagccgactgtacttcctcaggaggctgaggtcttttaacatctgcaggaagctcctgaggatgttttaccagtcagtggttgctggagtacttttctatgctgtggtgtgctgggggagcagcacagcaaagaaggactcatccaggctggagaaactgatcaggagggctagctctgtggtcggcatgaagctggacactctggtgacagtggcagagaaaaggacattaaagaaactgatggacattatggacaatgccaggcatcctctgcacacggccattaacaaccagaagagtctgttcagtgacaggttgcttctcccaaagacaagaactaacagacttaaaaactcctttgtcccacacgccatcagactgtttaactcctctctggaggggagagggaggggaaacaggaggacaaaggaggggggaacaactaagctgtagtgcctcttcacctcactgtgcaataccttttgtgcaatacttttgtaatagtcaacggtgcaatagactcaatacttgaaatgtgcaattcacttgtatttttatttttattcctatttattatatttatccccttcgtatattttatttatattgtctctgtatttatatatatgtgtgtgtgtataactctgtaacttctgtcggtgctgtgcttttttggaaatcgaatttcccagaggaacccacccgagggattaataaagttctatctaatctaatctaatctaattaaaTTGCGCTAACGGAGTCGTGGCTAACATCGCTAACTCCGGACACGAGCGTGACACTACCGGGATTCCAGCTGCTGCGAGCGGACAGGACCAGAGACAGcggtaagaggaaaggagggggactggcagtttttgtgaacgacagatggtgtaaccctgggcacatcactgtaaaagagcaactctgcagcagagacattgagctgTTAGCCGTTAGCATGCGTCCGTACTACCTGCCCCGGGAGTTCTCGCATGTTATCGCGATAACAGCGTATGTCCCCCCCTCGGCCAacgcggatgcagcctgtgactctctccactctgtggtcagcagactgcaaacacaatcaccgagagcccttctcataatatcaggggacttcaatcatgcctcactggactccacactgcccaccttcacccagtatgtgacctgcccaaccagagtcaataaaacactggacttactgtatgccaatgcagaagaggcatacagttcatcacctctccctcccctgggcagatctgatcacaacctggtgcaccttgtccctgtgtatgagcccttagtgcgcagggagccaccagccacccgcacagtgcagagatggtcagaggagagcgaggaggctcttaaggattgttttgagtcgactgtgtgggaggtgatttgtgatgaccacggtgaggacatcgacagccttactacatgcattactgactatataaacttctgtgtggataacactgtacctaccaggactgtacggtgtttctccaacaacaaaccttggattaccccagaaattaaagctgtcctcaagcagaagaggagggccttcaaatccagagacaaagaggagttgaaaagggtgcagagagagctgaggggactgataaggaatgggaaggagagctacaggcagaagatggagaaccagcttcagcaaaacaacgttggtgaagtctggagaggcctcagaaccatctcgggccacaaacagcagaactctctgcctgggagggatgtgagatgggcaaatgaactgaatcatttcttcaacagatttgactcagccatgaggcagtctgcaacatcagctgcagactcacccacccccactgctgctgttccacctctgacacttcacacctcctctattcaccctgctcactcccccccacccccaacaacagcatccaatacacactcaacacaaggctccagcctgtctctctcaaccacccaggttaggagggaactgaggaggattaatggcaagaaggcagcgggtccagatggcatcagctcgagggtcgtcaggtcctgcgcggaccaactgtgtggggtgatggagcacctcttcaacctgagcctgaggttgggaagagtcccacagctctggaaaacctcctgtgttgtaccagtgccaaagacttcacgccccaaggacctcaacagctacaggccggtggctctgacatcccacctgatgaagaccctggagcggttggtcctggctcagcttcggcgcctaataagctcatcactggacccacttcagtttgcctaccagcctggcattggagcagatgatgccgtcattcac
Coding sequences within it:
- the LOC112432668 gene encoding TBC1 domain family member 2B-like codes for the protein MPQDYYTKNLVGLSVRLISVSLCAQADQRVLKDFMAEKLPRLASHFEDHNIDVSLVTFNWFLVVFVESLPSDILMPLWDAFLYEGTKVIFRYTLALFKYKEDDILKIHDSVEIYHYLRFFTKTVSNARKLTSIAFNDMNPFPSRLLRNRRVLHLERLQAELRELEEQHKEFITESVVRKDKELDVMVSEDDEDL